A DNA window from Aspergillus nidulans FGSC A4 chromosome V contains the following coding sequences:
- a CDS encoding uncharacterized protein (transcript_id=CADANIAT00002996) — protein MDDNIDPVDWEEDINDILSDTFEEEDQPTTLTDLTDAKLYPLQMLYIEYIDNLPEYPKTYINGHTYIIAADKMSQSEAE, from the exons ATGGATGACAACATAGATCCAGTTgattgggaagaagatattaATGATATTCTATCAGATACGTTTGAAGAGGAG GACCAACCAACAACTTTGACAGACCTTACCGATGCAAAGTTATACCCTTTACAGATGCTCTATATTGAATATATAGATAACCTTCCTGAGTATCCAAAGACTTATATCAATGGTCATACGTATATCATTGCAGCAGATAAAATGTCACAATCAGAGGCGGAGTAA
- a CDS encoding WD40 repeat domain-containing protein (transcript_id=CADANIAT00002997), with product MDGLSAAASVFAVIQLTGSLVELCGGYIQQVKHARDEVLTLQRAIVGLQGTLQDLQNLVQTNNGNTLPTSSRLVGNITDCLSDLRGLETRLDPGKRKKLMRKVGWRALKWPLKRIEVEEVIQNLERYKTSFLLSLQVDQSSLMVGRAQDMDFEKLEGVMEAAFESFSDRDEVQCLQGTRTVLLQQIMDWALLPSQKSIFWLKGMAGTGKSTISRTVAESLKNINHLGASFFFKRGEGDRGNAKKFFPTLIRQLILRIPGLRPGVQMVLRDNPDIASKSLREQFEKLLLQPLVILDQLGRQPQTAVIVVDALDECEHDQDIRAIIRLLPSLQKAKSVHLRIFLTSRPELPISLGFSEIRDHEYQDLALHEIPEEVTEHDIYLFLQDRFVKIKRDKNISEDWPGDEVIQKLVEMSAPLFISAATLCRYIESSKMEPKLRLAELLKDQAKYASRMDKTYLPILTRLLDDQESDEFEQQQLLQEFQAIPRSACQDSTFIISGFLVQSRTKFLVDAPKKHKDIAKCCLKTMQSHLQKDICSLESPGTRRADINPQDIRQYLPPELRYSCRYWIHHLKESQVSSSEIEDVRLFLQKHFLHWVEAMCLLGLISEVVGMLDLLHTDILVSNIGNNDSLLADFLHDAKRFVLKNCQVADEAPLQIYCAGLVFAPQTALIRSNFSEDLPSWICQLPKVNEKWGAELQTLEGHSNSVWAVLASGSDDETVRLWDPATGSLQQTLEGHSGWVLSVAFSPDGRLLASGSFDKTVRLWDPATGSLQQTLRGHSNWVRSVAFSPDGRLLASGSFDKTVRLWDPATGSLQQTLRGHSDTVRSVAFSPDGRLLASGSFDKTVRLWDPATGTLQQTLIIKGTVTELQFSQDGSYISTNLGSLNIQSRCGNNLSSSPKMHSDILINGPDWISVNGREVLWLPPEARPSCSAIKANTLALGHASGRISFIGFRV from the exons ATGGATGGTTTATCTGCAGCGGCGAGCGTTTTCGCGGTCATTCAGCTAACGGGAAGCCTCGTGGAGCTTTGTGGGGGCTATATTCAGCAGGTGAAACATGCAAGAGACGAAGTTCTGACACTACAACGGGCAATTGTAGGGCTCCAGGGGACACTCCAAGACTTGCAGAACCTCGTCCAAACTAACAACGGAAACACCCTACCCACCTCGTCACGACTAGTCGGCAATATCACGGATTGCCTCTCTGACCTACGTGGCTTAGAAACGAGACTTGACccggggaagagaaagaagctgaTGAGAAAAGTGGGATGGCGAGCCTTAAAGTGGCCTTTGAAACGCATCGAGGTAGAGGAAGTTATCCAGAACCTCGAGAGATATAAAACTTCATTCCTCTTGTCTCTACAAGTAGATCAGAG TTCTCTGATGGTCGGTAGGGCCCAGGACATGGATTTCGAAAAGTTAGAAGGTGTAATGGAAGCAGCGTTTGAGTCATTCTCCGACCGAGACGAAGTCCAATGTCTCCAAGGCACTAGGACTGTGCTCCTCCAACAGATAATGGATTGGGCTCTGCTTCCATCTCAGAAGAGTATTTTCTGGTTGAAAGGAATGGCCGGAACAGGAAAATCTACAATATCTCGGACAGTGGCAGAGTCGCTTAAGAACATCAACCATCTAGGtgccagcttcttcttcaagaggGGTGAAGGAGACCGAGGGAACGCGAAGAAGTTTTTTCCAACATTAATACGGCAGCTAATACTCAGGATTCCTGGGTTAAGGCCTGGTGTGCAAATGGTACTTCGTGATAACCCTGACATCGCGTCAAAATCACTCAGGGAGCAGTTTGAGAAACTACTTCTTCAGCCACTAGTCATTCTTGACCAACTAGGCCGACAACCTCAGACCGCTGTGATAGTGGTTGATGCTCTAGACGAATGTGAACATGATCAAGACATCCGAGCTATAATTCGATTACTTCCTTCTCTACAGAAGGCAAAATCAGTCCACCTTCGGATCTTTTTGACCAGCAGGCCTGAACTCCCCATCAGCCTTGGGTTTTCAGAGATCAGGGATCATGAATATCAGGACTTAGCGCTTCATGAGATACCCGAAGAAGTAACAGAACATGACATATATTTATTCCTACAAGACCGATTCGTGAAGATCAAACGCGATAAAAATATCTCCGAGGACTGGCCCGGGGATGAAGTTATCCAGAAACTGGTCGAGATGTCCGCTCCACTGTTCATCTCTGCTGCCACCTTATGCCGTTATATTGAAAGTTCAAAAATGGAACCCAAATTGCGCCTCGCAGAGCTCCTAAAGGACCAAGCCAAATATGCATCAAGAATGGACAAGACATACCTGCCAATTCTGACACGATTACTCGATGATCAAGAGAGTGATGAgtttgagcagcagcagcttctgcaagaGTTCCAGGCCATA CCGAGATCAGCCTGTCAGGATTCTACATTCATCATTTCGGGATTTTTGGTCCAGTCCAGAACCAAATTCCTTGTGGATGCGCCAAAAAAGCATAAAGACATTGCTAAGTGCTGTCTTAAAACTATGCAGAGTCACCTACAGAAAGATATCTGCAGTCTAGAAAGCCCTGGAACGCGTAGGGCAGACATCAACCCTCAGGATATTCGCCAGTACCTACCACCAGAATTGCGATATTCTTGTCGCTACTGGATACACCATCTCAAAGAGAGTCAGGTTTCATCTTCTGAGATAGAGGATGTGCGACTATTCCTCCAGAAGCATTTTCTGCACTGGGTGGAAGCAATGTGCTTGCTAGGTCTTATATCAGAGGTGGTGGGTAtgcttgatctcctccataCAGATATTCTAGTAAGTAATATA GGCAATAATGATTCTTTATTAGCTGATTTTCTCCATGATGCAAAGCGCTTTGTGCTGAAGAATTGCCAAGTTGCTGATGAAGCACCACTTCAGATTTATTGTGCAGGATTGGTGTTTGCACCCCAAACAGCATTAATTCGTTCAAATTTCAGTGAAGACCTTCCAAGTTGGATATGCCAGTTGCCAAAAGTTAATGAGAAGTGGGGTGCAGAATTACAGACGCTCGAAGGCCATTCAAACTCGGTTTGGGCAGTACTGGCGTCCGGCTCGGATGACGAGACAGTGCGGCTCTGGGACCCGGCGACGggcagcctgcagcagacgcTCGAAGGCCATTCAGGCTGGGTTTTGTCAGTGGCCTTCTCGCCCGACGGCCGGCTACTGGCGTCTGGCTCGTTTGATAAGACAGTGCGGCTCTGGGACCCGGCGACGggcagcctgcagcagacgcTCCGAGGCCATTCAAACTGGGTTCGGTCAGTGGCCTTCTCGCCCGACGGCCGGCTACTGGCGTCCGGCTCGTTTGATAAGACAGTGCGGCTCTGGGACCCGGCGACGggcagcctgcagcagacgcTCCGAGGCCATTCAGATACGGTTCGGTCAGTGGCCTTCTCGCCCGACGGCCGGCTACTGGCGTCCGGATCGTTTGACAAGACAGTGCGGCTCTGGGACCCGGCGACGGGCACTCTGCAGCAGACCTTGATTATCAAGGGAACAGTCACTGAACTCCAATTCTCCCAAGATGGTTCATATATCAGCACTAACCTGGGATCGCTCAATATTCAATCCAGGTGTGGTAATAATCTTTCCAGTTCCCCAAAAATGCATTCTGATATACTTATTAATGGCCCGGACTGGATATCTGTAAATGGTAGGGAAGTATTATGGCTTCCTCCTGAGGCCAGGCCTTCATGTTCAGCAATCAAAGCAAATACCCTTGCCCTGGGACATGCGTCAGGTCGAATTTCCTTTATAGGATTTCGGGTATAA
- a CDS encoding Zn(II)2Cys6 transcription factor (transcript_id=CADANIAT00002998), which yields MDRKGTRVPADMVHRWSRTPLSCRLCRSKKLRCDRAQPCSNCVQRKVECVYAGRGESPSTDRRSNTPTTATAAAAASKREQSVPEPGSASIQRLEDIILQQANQMPRPSSVERGSSSGPQGAALASPAHGQQPAWSSAVGSSVSSPMDTTSKASSLIEEISSGNMQHGVMPFGSSMPNEIQQLASPSPAPLDAAALARCLPPLAQAMEMFNHFARCMHPTFGALHIPSTRALMQQIYQNLLDGDEPNIAGLALVYAIFAGAALAWTTELLEALHATQDEAKTAFSTYSHLALCILDDRQQTVPSSTVTLQAITTLGYVLSHTDGFSQKVHTLRIRQLLVARSMQIHRLDTAKRREERRLNGSNVIETEVQRRIWWHMVSSDWLLSLSGGPNEGVYLLQPRHMNVNYPSNIDDEIIPASGTQYGFPLSIPTSMSAFLCRIRLAELCREVVDTMPSLLLESPDVSSQEVDYDLVLDLDARFQNFLNALPIFFKLDHRSIQQSLTICRERPYVAWQRTYLHLGINTRICRLHRPFHLEGFTNPKYAYSRMMCIRAAETVLSLRRSMEDIGGLINLNPSRFWLIVQHVFLAAITLATDVSLKPDAPEAVPRREEVLAACRMLERSQHESATLKKAIQKNTHTLLMILQNQMSLPKLSSPAANSAVGGGSVFQSSAGLMITNMGTNQVFPQSSGGAQLLNTVPTTMHEPMPLMPNSSAPMTGQWSGGAQGQQSDEDTWGKLWSDVFNAGLDLDMPQWSSILDDMEFTELGSGA from the exons ATGGACCGCAAAGGCACCCGCGTCCCCGCGGACATGGTTCATCGCTGGTCCCGAACTCCGTTGTCCTGCCGACTATGTCGCTCCAAGAAACTGCGCTGCGACCGCGCCCAGCCGTGTTCCAACTGCGTCCAGCGTAAGGTCGAATGCGTCTACGCCGGTCGGGGCGAATCCCCCTCCACAGATAGACGCTCCAATACGCCGACGACTGCgacagcggcggcagcggctaGTAAGAGAGAGCAGTCGGTGCCGGAGCCCGGCTCTGCCTC GATCCAGCGCCTTGAAGATATTATTCTGCAGCAAGCCAATCAGATGCCGCGTCCGTCGAGTGTAGAAAGAGGCTCTTCTTCGGGCCCCCAgggcgctgccctggcgaGCCCGGCCCATGGACAACAACCAGCTTGGAGTTCAG CTGTAGGGAGCAGTGTGTCGAGTCCAATGGATACGACGTCTAAGGCATCCAGTCTAATTGAAGAGATA AGTTCTGGCAATATGCAGCATGGGGTAATGCCCTTTGGGTCAAGTATGCCAAATGAGATTCAGCAGCTTGCGAGCCCCAGTCCCGCGCCACTGGATGCCGCCGCGCTGGCGAGATGTCTCCCACCGCTTGCGCAGGCAATGGAGATGTTCAACCACTTCGCCAGGTGCATGCATCCTACATTCGGGGCTCTTCATATTCCATCCACGAGGGCGCTGATGCAGCAGATCTACCAGAACTTGCTCGATGGGGATGAGCCCAATATCGCCGGCCTGGCGCTGGTGTATGCCATCTTTGCGGGCGCCGCTCTGGCCTGGACGACCGAGCTTCTCGAGGCGCTGCATGCGACGCAGGATGAAGCCAAAACGGCATTTTCCACGTACAGCCATCTGGCTCTGTGCATCCTGGACGACCGGCAGCAAACCGTTCCCTCGTCGACGGTGACGCTGCAGGCGATCACCACCCTCGGTTATGTCCTATCACACACCGACGGCTTCTCGCAGAAAGTTCATACGCTCCGCATCCGGCAGCTTCTCGTTGCACGAAGCATGCAGATTCATCGCCTCGATACGGCGAAGCGGCGGGAGGAACGACGACTCAACGGCTCGAACGTTATTGAAACCGAAGTCCAGCGCCGAATATGGTGGCATATGGTATCATCTGATTG GCTCCTCTCTCTTTCCGGCGGTCCTAATGAAGGAGTTTATCTGCTTCAACCACGACACATGAATGTCAATTACCCGAGCAATATCGACGACGAAATCATCCCAGCTTCTGGAACACAGTACGGGTTTCCTCTCTCCATCCCAACCTCTATGTCCGCTTTTCTATGTCGCATCCGCCTGGCGGAGCTCTGCCGTGAAGTCGTCGATACTATgccctccctcctcctcgagtCTCCCGATGTCTCTTCTCAAGAGGTAGATTacgatctcgtcctcgacctGGATGCTCGTTTCCAGAACTTTCTTAATGCCCTTCCGATCTTTTTCAAACTCGATCACCGCAGCATTCAGCAGAGTCTTACCATCTGTCGTGAACGGCCGTACGTTGCCTGGCAGCGCACGTATCTGCATCTCGGTATCAACACCCGCATCTGCCGTCTCCATCGGCCGTTCCATCTAGAAGGCTTTACGAATCCAAAATACGCTTATTCGCGGATGATGTGTATCCGAGCTGCAGAGACAGTACTTAGTTTGCGTCGCTCAATGGAGGATATTGGTGGGCTGATAAATCTAAACCCCTCTCGTTTTTGGCTCATTGTGCAGCATGTATTCCTTGCGGCTATCACTCTCGCTACCGATGTTTCCTTGAAACCGGACGCTCCAGAGGCAGTTCCACGGCGTGAGGAGGTCCTTGCCGCTTGTCGGATGCTTGAGCGCTCACAACACGAGTCGGCGACGCTGAAGAAGGCAATACAGAAAAACACGCACACCTTGCTAATGATTTTGCAGAACCAGATGTCTCTGCCAAAATTGAGCTCGCCCGCGGCAAACAGTGCCGTGGGTGGTGGCTCCGTCTTCCAGTCCTCTGCTGGGCTCATGATCACGAACATGGGAACCAACCAGGTTTTCCCCCAAAGCTCTGGCGGTGCTCAATTATTGAACACGGTCCCTACTACAATGCACGAACCAATGCCATTAATGCCGAACTCATCTGCACCCATGACCGGGCAGTGGTCTGGCGGCGCTCAGGGCCAACAATCGGACGAAGATACCTGGGGGAAGCTGTGGTCTGACGTGTTCAATGCCGGCCTGGACTTGGATATGCCGCAGTGGAGTTCTATCTTAGATGATATGGAGTTTACGGAGCTCGGTAGCGGAGCTTGA
- a CDS encoding uncharacterized protein (transcript_id=CADANIAT00002999) has translation MARPEKPQDNVHASDDSLEQTLPKEEKSQPPPEAKEGTVKAYLALLGGSLGLFISFGWLNCIALFQAEYEENELKSYSSSEISWITSTEFFLMLFFSPMSGYLFDNYGPRLPIFIGGLLQVFGLMMASLSSKYYQIMLSQSIVAGIGTSLIFNPCVTSPMTYFRKARALAGGLTVAGSSIGGVVFPLMVNHLLPKIGFGRTVRACAFMILGLWSIVVCFISANLPRKNRDFDFHRYLKPFKEPNFIILFIFDFFLYWAIIIPLNYLSVSAISRGMSMSMALNLIPIMNAASFLGRTVPNVLADKYGRFNVMMAMLLFTCIIELALWLPGKSNAAIIVFAALFGIGSGACIGLAPVLVMNLSPSPAEYGFRMGAALAVAGIASLTSPPIAGAIAARSSGSYDNAFIFAAANGFVSLIFLIILRGRVIGWNFFANESVGKEGGH, from the exons ATGGCACGGCCCGAAAAGCCACAAGACAACGTCCACGCCAGCGATGACTCGCTTGAGCAGACGCTgcccaaggaggagaagtCGCAGCCACCTCCTGAGGCCAAGGAGGGGACGGTCAAGGCGTATCTTGCCCTTCTTGGCGGCTCTCTGGGGCTGTTCATCTCCTTTGGCTGGCTCAACTGTATCGCGCTGTTCCAGGCTGAGTacgaggagaacgagctGAAGAGCTACTCGAGCTCAGAGATCTCCTGGATCACATCGACCGAGT TCTTCCtcatgctcttcttctctcccatGTCCGGCTACTTGTTCGACAATTACGGCCCGCGACTGCCCATCTTTATCGGCGGCTTGCTGCAGGTCTTTGGCCTTATGATGGCCAGTCTCTCGTCGAAATACTACCAGATCATGCTCAGCCAGTCTATTGTCGCCGGGATCGGCACTTCGCTGATCTTCAATCCTTGCGTGACATCT CCAATGACTTATTTTCGCAAAGCACGAGCGCTGGCCGGTGGCTTGACCGTCGCCGGCTCGTCGATCGGCGGCGTAGTGTTTCCTCTGATGGTTAACCATCTACTGCCCAAGATTGGATTCGGACGGACAGTGCGAGCCTGCGCCTTTATGATCCTTGGTCTCTGGTCCATTGTCGTGTGCTTCATTTCGGCCAATCTGCCGCGCAAGAACCGGGACTTTGATTTTCACCGGTACCTGAAGCCATTCAAGGAGCCCAACTTCATCATTCTGTTTATtttcgacttcttcctctact gggccatcatcatcccgCTCAACTACCTCTCCGTCTCGGCCATTTCCCGCGGgatgtccatgtccatggCGCTGAACCTCATTCCCATTATGAACGCAGCAAG CTTCTTGGGCCGCACCGTCCCCAATGTCTTGGCCGACAAATACGGCCGCTTCAACGTGATGATGGCAATGCTGCTCTTCACGTGCATAATCGAGCTCGCTTTATGGCTGCCTGGGAAGTCCAACGCCGCTATCATTGTCTTTGCAGCCTTGTTTGGTATTGGCTCTGGAGCGTGCATCGGCTTAGCGCCTGTCCTGGTCATGAATCTGTCCCCGTCGCCCGCAGAGTATGGGTTCCGCATGGGCGCTGCGCTGGCCGTTGCCGGTATTGCGTCTCTCACTAGTCCTCCCATTGCCGGCGCGATTGCGGCGAGAAGTAGTGGATCGTACGACAACGCGTTCATATTCGCCGCAGCGAACGGGTTCGTCAGTctaatcttcttgatcatctTGCGCGGGAGGGTGATTGGGTGGAATTTCTTTGCGAACGAAAGCGTCGGAAAGGAGGGAGGGCACTGA
- a CDS encoding uncharacterized protein (transcript_id=CADANIAT00003000) yields the protein METYGAGPPSLQAGAGNCGRGLNYYDSQPGLDTSSGTSAKADAGMMTPAGSHGGLASEAESSGGLLPPQPLLLCNTREKTKCFRPGIGYTTRICDQSKHQNPARGGGAWPAMQYSAVLQLAFDLDSLCRELRQVLEAERPALTVLVEMQLRHAMLALLQPFVLPARTDAQFYLARQMCLQCAMALVTYAHESQSPASVGAEPSLAGPSLLLLQMQMTARGYLRGAFHPAVICALAIEIIVQLSGEAGAATSGRPPYSLDSMARAQRAPIIKTLERLNSQLREMMNQAFPALKRYQLHLGSDSCLEDRNAS from the exons ATGGAGACTTATGGCGCTGGACCTCCGTCGCTCCAAGCAGGGGCTGGAAACTGTGGCAGGGGACTGAATTACTATGATTCACAGCCGGGGCTAGATACTTCATCTGGTACATCCGCCAAAGCGGATGCTGGCATGATGACACCTGCGGGTTCACACGGGGGACTTGCCTCAGAGGCCGAGTCTAGTGGGGGTCTTCTTCcccctcagcctcttctcctttgcaaCACGCGAGAGAAGACTAAGTGTTTCCGCCCGGGCATTGGATATACAACACGGATCTG CGATCAATCAAAGCATCAGAACCCGGCGAGAGGCGGCGGCGCGTGGCCAG CCATGCAGTACTCCGCAGTCCTGCAGCTCGCATTCGATCTGGACAGTCTCTGCAGGGAACTCAGGCAGGTTCTGGAGGCGGAACGCCCCGCTCTAACGGTGTTGGTCGAGATGCAACTCCGTCATGCGATGctcgccctcctccagccATTTGTACTGCCAGCACGCACTGATGCGCAATTCTACCTCGCTCGCCAGATGTGCCTACAATGCGCAATGGCCCTGGTCACCTATGCGCACGAGAGCCAATCGCCTGCGAGCGTCGGCGCCGAGCCCAGCCTCGCCGGGCCctccctgctgctgctgcagatgcagatgacaGCCCGGGGGTACCTTCGGGGCGCCTTCCACCCCGCCGTTATCTGTGCCTTGGCCATCGAGATTATCGTTCAACTGAGCGGCGAGGCCGGTGCAGCCACGTCAGGGCGCCCGCCGTACTCGCTAGATAGTATGGCTCGGGCGCAGCGGGCGCCTATCATCAAGACGCTGGAGCGTTTGAACAGTCAGCTACGAGAAATGATGAATCAAGCCTTTCCGGCTCTGAAACGATACCAGCTGCATCTTGGCTCAGATTCGTGCCTTGAAGACAGGAATGCCAGTTAG
- a CDS encoding Zn(II)2Cys6 transcription factor domain-containing protein (transcript_id=CADANIAT00003001) — protein sequence MGWSDELSERFAPSFLTGAFLILLIITQMESHGSTTLPASNTTEGKRLRRACNGCHRMKLRCSGTKPCAHCQDTGNDCAYAFVAKLGKPRGSRNKKTIERERERQRQVSAAASEQGEGNGEAEPDTRSSSPASTPPPPSTVQRKLTDSGNYSGNSCVSNSGPDTVDGMDWTALVHAAVTTPASLPIDPALGWMDEMDGLDGESCLQSTMCDLSAFQLSWRCLMLIASFVSRAEDLQSHWPMPVRIEELALEQGSTASANPAKPAPVAESPSGARRSPTMSTGQAFCDCLRTLFESLCSLRAPNTRGRTQIQSPPTTPPPGPSGNNAFLLTLNAFSTLQKVQKCQLPSCHSDYETTELVILTVDHVFRRLQRLLCERTGAEAGFTDLQLHLGGQTVSESEPLSLVRQALLGLVRERAQQAVLETRRRMGMLGTNLNTNAGADLEEALNGNTEKMYVVKLRMAGMRLDTMLQQIEWRLH from the exons ATGGGCTGGAGTGACGAGCTGTCTGAACGGTTTGCCCCCTCTTTTCTGACAGGTGCATTCCTGATCTTGCTAATCATCACCCAGATGGAGTCCCACGGTTCCACCACTCTACCGGCCTCTAACACCACAGAGGGCAAGCGGCTCCGAAGAGCCTGCAACGGCTGTCATCGGATGAAATTGCGTTGTTCAGGGACGAAACCCTGCGCGCACTGTCAGGATACAGGGAACGACTGTGCGTACGCGTTCGTAGCAAAGCTGGGGAAACCGCGGGGGAGCCGCAACAAAAAGACCATCGAGCgcgagagggagaggcagagGCAAGTGAGCGCAGCCGCCTCAGAGCAAGGTGAGGGCAATGGTGAGGCCGAGCCCGATACGCGGTCATCCTCGCCGGCATCAaccccgccgccgccctcAACCGTACAAAGAAAGCTCACAGACAGCGGTAACTACAGTGGTAATTCGTGTGTATCAAATTCCGGGCCTGACACAGTGGACGGGATGGACTGGACGGCGCTTGTACATGCCGCCGTGACAACGCCAGCGTCACTGCCGATAGACCCAGCGCTGGGCTGGATGGACGAGATGGACGGGCTGGATGGGGAGAGTTGCTTGCAGAGCACGATGTGCGAT CTATCAG CTTTCCAGCTGTCTTGGCGCTGCTTGATGCTGATTGCTTCTTTTGTCTCGCGGGCAGAGGATCTCCAGTCCCACTGGCCGATGCCAGTCAGAATTGAGGAGCTAGCCCTGGAGCAGGGCTCTACTGCGTCAGCAAATCCAGCAAAACCAGCCCCAGTGGCAGAGAGCCCATCAGGGGCCCGGAGAAGTCCGACAATGAGTACTGGACAGGCATTCTGCGACTGCCTTCGGACACTTTTTGAGTCTCTCTGCAGTCTCCGCGCCCCAAACACCAGAGGCCGCACCCAGATCCAGTCTCCTCCAACAACACCACCCCCGGGCCCAAGCGGAAACAacgccttcctcctcacgcTGAACGCGTTCAGTACCCTGCAAAAAGTGCAAAAATGCCAGCTTCCATCATGTCACTCAGACTATGAGACGACCGAGCTCGTCATTCTCACAGTAGACCACGTCTTCCGACGCTTGCAGCGCCTCCTCTGCGAGAGAACAGGCGCAGAGGCGGGGTTTACCGACCTGCAACTGCATCTTGGCGGGCAGACAGTATCGGAGTCCGAGCCGCTGTCCCTAGTCCGACAGGCGCTGCTGGGGTTGGTGCGTGAACGGGCGCAGCAGGCCGTGCTTGAGACAAGGCGGCGTATGGGAATGCTAGGCACGAATCTGAATACGAACGCCGGTGCCGATCTAGAGGAGGCGCTGAATGGTAACACGGAAAAAATGTACGTTGTGAAACTGCGcatggctgggatgaggtTGGACACGATGTTGCAGCAGATTGAGTGGCGCTTGCATTAG
- a CDS encoding uncharacterized protein (transcript_id=CADANIAT00003002), protein MSNALNPILALTARYRAVDRKRSLTGPDYVWPFGNFRHMFAESRALSHKWRKEYGDIYRIWTGFYSEVWGLGYWMLSREKYQSAKAYLARWEAFLMRTSQARKDQTDLPITRLWRDVEVGNLSKDELLQTLTESTVFNLEPTSHALIMTIFLISDNQAFQDNLVAELDANRSAITRYLGRKDTLLHYALLEAVRLQPVLPFTLPEAASVDKGLGGYLIPKGTSVIADSYGINVRNPFWGPDATSYRPSRFTTLTPAEIHRNLSMFWFGARKCLGQFFADKQVRAVVFNLFDRYKVTCSDYSGIAPGINVDKTEYVDRFGLEFLL, encoded by the exons ATGAGCAATGCGCTCAAT CCTATACTCGCCCTCACGGCGCGGTACCGCGCCGTCGACCGCAAAAGATCCCTAACCGGCCCAGACTACGTCTGGCCCTTTGGGAACTTCCGCCACATGTTCGCCGAGTCTCGCGCACTTAGCCATAAATGGCGGAAGGAGTATGGCGATATCTACCGTATCTGGACAGGGTTCTATAGCGAAGT GTGGGGTCTGGGTTACTGGATGCTCTCGCGCGAGAAGTACCAGTCTGCAAAGGCGTATCTGGCCCGCTGGGAGGCGTTTCTCATGCGTACCTCACAGGCGCGAAAAGACCAGACCGACCTACCGATCACCAGGCTGTGGAGGGACGTTGAGGTGGGCAATCTGAGTAAAGATGAG CTCCTGCAAACCCTGACAGAGTCTACCGTCTTCAATCTAGAGCCAACCTCGCACGCGCTAATCATGACAATATTCTTAATATCCGACAATCAGGCCTTCCAAGACAATCTAGTCGCCGAATTGGACGCCAACCGGAGTGCCATTACCCGGTATCTTGGGCGGAAGGACACCCTGCTGCACTATGCCCTCTTGGAGGCGGTGCGCCTACAGCCTGTTTTGC CATTTACCCTCCCTGAAGCGGCATCCGTCGACAAAGGTCTGGGCGGGTACCTAATCCCCAAAGGC ACTAGCGTAATAGCCGACTCCTACGGCATCAACGTCCGCAACCCCTTCTGGGGCCCCGACGCGACCTCCTACCGGCCCAGCAGATTCACCACATTGACACCAGCCGAGATACATCGGAATCTCAGCATGTTCTGGTTCGGCGCTCGAAAATGTCTTGGCCAGTTTTTTGCGGATAAGCAGGTCCGCGCAGTGGTATTTAACCTGTTCGACCGGTACAAAGTCACATGTAGTGATTACAGTGGTATTGCGCCTGGGATCAATGTAGATAAGACGGAGTATGTGGACCGGTTTGGGCTAGAGTTTCTGTTATAG